The Pyricularia oryzae 70-15 chromosome 5, whole genome shotgun sequence genome includes a region encoding these proteins:
- a CDS encoding proteasome component PRE4 encodes MDHRPQAWGRPRDDVYGAYDASYLQTAGPKAATQSPVVTGTSVVGLKFKDGVVIAADNLASYGSLARFSSTHRLRSFANSSVVGFGGDVSDMQYLDRHLNELAIDEAYANPADESTESSRDSSLNAQNLHKYLSKLLYGRRNKFDPLWNQILVAGLDADDKPFLASADLLGTTFSAPALASGYGSMLAIPIMRRAVPSEEEAAKLSREEAVAVVKECMKVLFYRDARSSDSYSLAVVTKEGVELSTDEKLEQQSWAFADRIKGYGTQTV; translated from the exons GCCCCAAGGCAGCCACACAATCACCCGTCGTCACCGGCACCTCAGTCGTTGGCCTGAAGTTCAAGGATGGAGTCGTCATAGCGGCCGACAACCTAG CATCCTACGGCTCCCTCGCCCGCTTCTCCTCAACCCACCGCCTCCGCTCGTTCGCCAACTCCTCCGTCGTCGGCTTCGGCGGCGACGTCTCCGACATGCAGTACCTCGACCGCCACCTGAACGAGCTGGCCATCGATGAGGCCTACGCCAACCCCGCCGACGAGTCCACTGAGAGCAGCAGGGACAGCTCCCTCAACGCGCAGAACCTGCACAAGTACCTGTCGAAGCTCCTGTACGGCCGCCGGAACAAGTTCGACCCGCTGTGGAACCAGATACTGGTCGCCGGGCTCGACGCCGACGACAAGCCGTTCCTGGCTTCGGCCGACCTGCTCGGCACCACCTTCTCCgccccggccctggccagtGGCTACGGCAGCATGCTGGCCATCCCCATCATGCGCAGAGCCGTCCCcagcgaggaggaggccgccaAGCTGTCGCGCGAGgaggccgtcgccgtcgtcaaGGAGTGCATGAAGGTCCTGTTCTACCGCGACGCCAGGAGTTCCGACTCGTACTCGCTCGCCGTCGTCACCAAGGAAGGCGTCGAGCTGAGCACCGACGAGAAGCTCGAGCAGCAGAGCTGGGCCTTTGCCGACAGGATCAAGGGCTACGGCACACAGACTGTATGA